A segment of the Crassostrea angulata isolate pt1a10 chromosome 10, ASM2561291v2, whole genome shotgun sequence genome:
ttgatacattatcACTTTAAGACACTATAGGCACCAAAAGTGATGTTTAatgtgcattgaaaataaatcaataaaacatcaataaaaacgtcaaatatgtaaagaaaatataaaaataaatttgaggcCAAAAATTTTTGTAGAGGCCAAATTTGAGGCCAGCCCAatttttgaggccaggccaaaatttggggccaggccaaaagtgaggccaggccaactttgaggccaggccaggccaatggggccaagccaggccaggccaggttttagagtatgccGATTTTCCTTGATTACACTTTGACGCATTTAGAAACCTATTCTTGAACAgccatttaacttttaaatgtcAAATCTGACATCCACACTGATTTGTTCAACAATCAAACCAATGTgtttgaatttgtaaacaaCATTTCACAAAAGTAAAATATGTTGGTCATTCTTCAGACtgttttcatttctttgttCTGTATACATTTAATAATTGAAAGCCAAGAATTCTTATAAAAAGAACACAACCATTTGCCATGCAGTCAAGAACATAAGTCTTTATCAGcacatgtatacacatgtaccatAAGTAAAGTATTATTTCACCATATAAAGCTTTTGATGTTTAGTTTTTCTTTACTGCATCAGGTAACTAATTTCAAGGAATAAAATTTAACCATTTATAATGCATGCATACAAATTATAAATACTATGATTGACAATTTTAAAGGGAAATTATAAGAAGTAAGCAcctgtaaataaaaatttaactgTAAGTTTGTAATCAATAAATTACCAACAATTCcaaaattttttatcataacatCGTAGTGCCCTTGACATATGCTcttttaattacataacatgaTAAATACATCTTctgtttttgtatttaaaaaaaaattaatacctaTTCACTTTGTTCATTAGAGAATAGCATACCTTCCTCTGATTGGTCGTCGACAGATTTCTGTAGAATTTCTTTCCTTGTTTCCCAGCATTCCAGATTGTAAATGACTCCCACTTGTCTAGGACCTGTTTCTGGATATATTCCATTCTTATTTCCCATATGGTATCTctgggaaaaaaaatcaaaattatctaTTTCATATGTGTCCCTTTTGATGAACTTATAAtgaatatttacacaaaaatgaaataattagaccAAAGTATTCTACTtactacatgtaacatatttatAAGGGCAGATAGTGTACAAAATAATGCAGCTaccaatgcatgtacatgtacagtatgtcAATAGTTTAGCCCAGTTTATCAAAGAGATTAATAGATGCATCAAAATGTACCacatttccattttaattttgatacattttagtGCATGATCGAGTGTATTACTCAGGCACATACACTGTATGTGGATGATAATAACAGACACTTACTCGTGTATGGAGAATGTGGTGGCCCCTGGGTGGTACCTGTACATGAGAAGATCTGCGTCCACGCGACACAGTCCCCCACCCAGCTCCAAATGGCGAAGGAAAAAGATCAGATCTTCTGGCACACCCTAGTGTAAAAATCCGAGATTTGTAAGATATAATGTATAGAAAACAAcacattactattatttcatCATTACTGTAAACCCACATTTGTTTGTGCCAACTTTAATTTTGCACTAGTTGACTAGTGATAAAATGGTTTGAAGAGATTACCGGTAATTTTTCACAATATCAGCCctgtgtttaaaatattaattaaattacaaggTAAGATAAATGTGGACTGGTTGACAGCGAGAAATATTCCCGACACAGAGGTTCTAGCAAACCTCATGAATTTTCTTGCACACAAACAAAAGTCTGATTACAGTATTTGTTAAATGCTAATTTTCGGAAATTTTGTTGTTGAGCCAttacataacattttaaaatgttcatcaaAGTTATAACtgtgaagttaattttttttttactgtctaCAAAGTTATGCGTCTTTGAAACAGTAAATCTATGAACACTACTGTATTAATACTAACAAATATAGATACTGGGTTATTTTTGCCTCgtgtaatttttgcccttctacatTTGCAAACAGCTTCAccctgtcttgaattcgcccagacacagcGTCTTTAGAAAGACATGATTTGAAACATTGAAATTTGACCAGGCTAAAATTCGCCCACTGACAATAAGGGCAAAaggagcaaaaaaaaaaaacgggggcaaatatttccctgtatacagtaaaaccataaataacatttaaaaatgcatccaaaaaataagtttgaaaataaaatgatccCCAACAAATATTAATACTCTATAGGTATTCCAAGcccataaatgtatatatataagaatgAAAGCAATTTCTTGATATGGTATggaaggtacatgtattgtgttCATGACAAAATGTCATTTAATCTTAGCCATCCATTATTCTCTTGTCTATACTAGGTATATAACTACAAAAACAGGTTCAGGAATTTAAGGAATACATACTAGTTTTTTTTGTACAACAGAAATGGAATATGAAGTAAACATATCTTTTACATGGTCTAAACTTTTGCTTCGAAAAAAACatatagtattacatgtatatgttaagtTTTTTGTATAACTATATCATGtcaaaatgaaaactattttaCACAAAGAGTTTTTTATTCCTactaaaaattatttctttctctctttcttttcactatttcttttttcaaatctaGTTTTGGgatcttttaaacaaattcaagaccaatatcatatcatattcatattattttgttatagcaaactaaaataaacaaagagcTTGCTTTGTTCAAAGATTTGGGTTTCAGATCTGAAAACAAATCGAGAGGGGAGTAAAAATCTGAGTGGTAAATCTAGACCCACTTTTCCACCCTCACTGAAGCCGCCAGCTTTGTTGTAAACAGATCGATGACAAAACCAGGTAGGCATGATGAGGGTAGGCCCATGCGACGTATAAATctacaaaagaaacaaaaaactaaTCTTACAAAAGGTGTCATTTTTCAAAGACCAGCATCAATCACAAAAACCCCGTAAAGTTAAGCAATTGTTTGCATTGCATAACACGCCGAATCTTGATTGtgcacatttttttcttcttcttctgtCCGTGTgaccaaaaattaaattactatATACAGTTTCATTAATCTTCTTACTGCAGCATTCTATGACAGACTGTCAAGGAGAGTTTTTGTCAAGCATTCAAGTGACACTGATCTTGCTCAGCATGGTTGCCAATGGAAATTGGAGACCTTGTCACATGTTTCGCAGACACCATCATCCCCGACTCCAAACTTATGTCAGACTCGGCTGTTTTGTGTTTCTGTCAATTCATTGCATGTTTCTTGTCACACATGCCAGTAAAATTTGCAATACATGTTAACTTGAGTAATTCCAGAAAGCCAACTAGATCATTAAAAcctatttatcaaaatacttgTTCCATGCCGACAAGTGAAGTGGCAAGAGGCAAGAGAAACGTCAGCTGATCGGTAGAGTAACAAAGTCAGATTCAATAAACAATTCAATCCACAAAAACGAAATTATATCAAGATCAAACCACATGAACTTGACCCTCTTGAGAGCACTGATACAGTGAATTCAGAATGTCCTTGTAAACGTTTTACTACAGAAATCGATGgagtttaacattttttagGCGTGTAGCAAAAGATTCTTTGCTCTCTTAAAGAGAAGAAAATCATACATCAATTTTTTAAGTGATTGTTGAGTTGTTGAAGAGTAATAAAAAGCAATCAAAGGATGCAAATAAAAGGCTAAACCAAGATTTGTACCTGCAGGGACCCTTGTCTAATTATTGTGACATGTGTTCTATTACTAAGCTTAACCAGGGATGCAGATATGTCCCTGGCTTAACAGACCAATATTCATGGTTCTTATGGCCCAATCTGCTACAGGGGCAAGTGAAGGATTCTCTTTGACTTACTTTAGCTGGGATGGATCTATTAtgcatataaatgtacatgtagcactAATTATATGACCAATACTGTATAAATAGCTATAGTTTTTTTCTGCAGGTGTAAATCTTTGCTCTTTGATTTCAAAAaagatacatttaatttttgcagttttttatttgatgaccataaaaacaatataccagtaaaaacaattttttgcgATAAAATTTTTGGTAGTTGAGATAAAACTGCAAAATGTTGCCAAAAAAATATGCTGCAGTATATTCAGGTAATACAGCATTTAAAAGCTAGATAACAGACTTGCCTGAGAGTACAGCTGGTCCTGTGACAGAGTATTGGCCCACTTAGTAAACCTCTCTGTGGACCCCTCGGGTTCCCTGTGGAACTTGCTACCTATGATCTATCAAAAAGGTGGGAAAGTATTAATTGATGGGCAAAAACAATGTTTTCTGACATCTGTATATCAAACAAGTACTGGAACATGTATTCAGAGAAATATGAAATTACTATTAAAAAAACTTAATGTCTAAACCAACTTCTCAGTTCTGTAGTTATAACCCATTTCcttccattttgataacattctgagatttaattatttaatactaatattttataaaaattgacgCACATATATTGTGTCTGACAAAACTCTCCTCCTAGAAACACGCTAGCTTAAACATCCTTTATTAACTGTGCCAGTGCTTTGTTAcatcatttttcatatataatcttatgtgttgataaaatgacgtaacaatgcactggcgagaaatTGTACTCGGCAAGAACTGGTAATATGCCAGTACTGCCTGTAATTTTGACCACATTACATGGTCACAAGAAAGGAAGTAGCTGAAAAAAGTCAGGATGATATGTGTTAACATTAATCTTACACTGTTCTGCTCTGATCTAGCAGCCTGATACTGTTTAGACACTCGGTCTGGTGACATCACATCATCCTTCAAATAATGGAACAGTGCCGATAATCAATGACAATGGATtgaatcaaaacaaataatacTACACATACCGGTATTATTTTGCATTGTTCATAAAAGAGACATATTTTGGTAAAACTTACAATGTCCTGAAAACACAGATAGACTCCGCTGCTCTGTTCCACAGCTTGATTCTTAGCATAACCCACTGTTAAAATAGAATGGTTGAAAATACATCATAAGCGTTGTTTTTATAACGATTTTCTAATCTGATAAAGAGTTGGAAAATACATGCCTCCTCTTGGATTTGAAGTGTGGCCACCAATTGTCACTGATATAGACTTCTCTCTCAAGGTTTCCCTCCATTCTTCCAGTTTAGAAATAGTGCCATCctacatttgattgaaattctTAACAGTACCGTAATTTGTTTGTTAAGATTATCGAATTTGGATTACCTCATTTAATATGTACCTTTACTTAGCAATGACTGGATACTTGTAAATATGTTCAGATTACATCtctaaaatacataaatatgttACATCATACTATATCCTGATATTCATGTGAGAAAACAAATGGTATCTGAATATATTACATGTGTACTGTAATTTGTCCATAAGTccacaaaaaaatttatatctatGGACAGACtatattcatttctttatttacaGTAAAGATTTTCATTTGTGTCATTTTCTCCacatataaagagaaaattagTGAAAGAAAAGATCTTTGAATTTTTGTCATATACTGATCGTACTCTTCTTCACCAAAAAGTACATGCAAATATATTATGCATGTGAAATCAACAGAATGTGATGAAGATGGTAATCTTAAAACGAACTTAACCAATTCTTTAGTATGCCTTACAACTATTTACAAGTGCTCCTATactgatgtaaatattttagttataatgCAAACTAATACTTACTGTTGAACCATCATTAAAAATGGACACTTCCAATTTCCCATTAAAATTTTGAGTCTCCACAGACCTAAGGCAATCATCTATCCATTTATCACCATTGTATACAGGTATGATAATACTCTACAAGCATAGAAGGAGAATTGTACAAACACAATGTCAATGAAACTGTGACAAATCCACCACTATTGCCAATAGAATGATTGTCACGAtcataacaattatttataaaacgTTTGAAATTTACACTTACCACATCTGTCATACGGTAAACCAATTGTTAACAACCCTTTTAAATATTCGTTCAACGTAGGTATTGTGACAAATtatcgttttgaattttttagctAAAATGTTTGCAACTCCGAGTGAACTCGGTTTGTTGTCAAATTATAAACTGAGGTAATTCGggcgaaaaaaaaatactaaaaattccGATCCcgatcaaattaattttttaaaggcaCAGCGCACGGGCATATCACGTTGAAATTACAGACGCTTGTTTCATAAAGTGGGCTTATAGCAAATAAACCAACCGTATTAAAACAAGCaccaatgaaaatatttcttttttctctactaaaataacaacaaggaattaatgtattataaaaagaaaagatggCACAGCCGGGTAGGTTAAATATGAATATCAGCTTGTAGTGAAATTTAAGCCCTAGTGCATAAACGATTTATTATTgttcataatatattttttaatcgagaaattgaaaattaaaaaaaaaacagagtgTACATGTAACAGAAGGGTGAGTCAATCCCGTTTTTGCTTATAAAAGGGTTTTTTccgtataacaatatataaaaatataaaatatcagtCAATTTCTAAGGAAAATTGACCTctccctgttttatttttaacatgcatgtattatcTAAATTTTGGATATATTGAAACGGAAATTATAGTTCAAAATTGGAAGAGCGTAACCACCCACCCCCCAGTAGGATTTTGAGGTTAGTGCGAAGTGTTTCATTTCTCTTTGGATAAAAATTCTGATGATGCATATCAACCGTGTAGTTTCGCTTACAGTTTGCTTTTACatgatatataataatatgttGATGGTTTCCAAATTAATTAGTCaacatatatttaacaaaataagagacatatttcattttttttaatggcatttttttttacagtactgGGGGTTGGGGTGTTGTTCGGGTCACTACTGTCATTCGGCTCTCCAGCAAACggtaaaattggaaaaataccCCCATCTGGAAAATGCAAGTCCGTAACTCTATCGCGAAAACATGTGTCTTTCCTTATGTCCTGGGCACTTGATGCCAGAGGGCCGAAACCACGCCGCTGGGAACCCGATAAAAGATGTTTGTTTTTGCAGATTCTTTAGGAATGTCATGACTTAATTAGCTTGGGTTTTATTTTCACAGATACATTAACTGTCATTCTGAGTTCTGATGGCATGTTTAACAGCTTAGGACAGATGTAAAATATCTTTTCAACCCCCCAAAACTCGTGTACTTCTCGGCGTCGTAAATATCGGAGAAGCGCGGTGTACATTACAAGAAAGGTGGTCATTATAGTCGTAAAATTGAGGCGTTGTCTTGGTCATTTTTGTATCAAAGTAGTGGCTAATATCTTATTATGTGTTTAGGCAACGTCTTGCAAATTCATgcacaattaagaaaatgataGACTGCAAAAAAGTTTATTTCTCAAACGTGACAGTTGCATTAAACTCCGCGATAATAAAGAATGGGGATCGCATCTTCTTTGCGTCGTGCAattgttataaagaaaaaatctcAATATGGCATGTATCATTTTTCCTGCCCATTATGAATACTGAACGGTTTAATCCGTTTTGGTCTTTAAGTACCCAGTGTCTTGGGCAACGTTGAACAATACACAATTGCCTGACCAGAGCGGGTTGTTACCCAGACACAATGGAATAAGTGTCCTCATCAGCCCCCTTTAATGTTGATCGGGATGCAGCAGTATATAATTAAGCAAACGGGGGGTTCTCTTTATTTTGTGGACACAGGTGTTCTTCAAAAACAAGAATTTAATGTTCTAAATGTCCGTATTCAATTACATTTCTCCAGCCCTGGACGAGGCCGCATGATTTTCTTTGTCCTATACACGTGAACTGACACTTTACCTTTGGTCAGTTCATGACGTCGCTTCATATATACCTATGAATACATATCGATCACCTGTTTTTGTTCacttctttaaaattgtttaaatattttcaaagtgtcGTGTCCCCCGATGAAAAGGGAAAGGAAACTACCTTCAGCGCTCTGATAATGTATTTACTTTGCGGTTGTT
Coding sequences within it:
- the LOC128167849 gene encoding UDP-GlcNAc:betaGal beta-1,3-N-acetylglucosaminyltransferase-like protein 1, whose product is MTDVSIIIPVYNGDKWIDDCLRSVETQNFNGKLEVSIFNDGSTDGTISKLEEWRETLREKSISVTIGGHTSNPRGVGYAKNQAVEQSSGVYLCFQDIDDVMSPDRVSKQYQAARSEQNSIIGSKFHREPEGSTERFTKWANTLSQDQLYSQIYTSHGPTLIMPTWFCHRSVYNKAGGFSEGGKGVPEDLIFFLRHLELGGGLCRVDADLLMYRYHPGATTFSIHEDTIWEIRMEYIQKQVLDKWESFTIWNAGKQGKKFYRNLSTTNQRKVAAFCDVDPKKIKCGAYIYHESKEKIKPTVPIVHFQSAKPPFIICMKLDLTGGEFEKNLASLNLKEGVDFFHFN